In uncultured Draconibacterium sp., one genomic interval encodes:
- a CDS encoding DUF4998 domain-containing protein, which yields MKKTTIFLTFIFGIAMLFNACQDMEDIHSQYLEDGDIIYAAKPLLIQTFAGQNRIGLKYYMLNAVNVTKCIVEWNNGADSQTIDIAPNVPLDSVEFMINNLEEKSYIFKIYTVDRNGNRSIKEQVTGSSYDTKYISGLTNRSIVSIEGGGTIDSLIIAWSTAQNGNTGVELTYNNMEGQPVTKMVLPEDDQTVIRGWESEGTMSYKSFYIPEENAIDTFASPSETTTLPLFIEFEGVKIDNSNWEIIDFSTEEPAEGAPNGLASAAIDGDLGTFWHTQWNGGSPDYPHFFTVDMKDVVKINRLDFFRRQGDSRGQTRFTIETSLDGVNYVNQGSFDYDPNMDSQSYQLPNLPMARYIKYTATAGSNFFAFLAEMDVYGQVASKLDRTSWDIIDFSSEEAGGEGPVNGYVTAAFDGDINTFWHTAWSTSSPDYPHHITIDMNTTVRMLAVDCARRQGNGGGHTKFQILTSNDGENFTDQGTFDFNSQIDDVQLFPLPFLPEARYFKFVALEGPNNYTFLAELNVYGQVSE from the coding sequence ATGAAAAAAACAACTATATTTTTAACTTTCATTTTTGGTATTGCAATGCTTTTTAATGCTTGCCAGGATATGGAAGATATCCATAGCCAATACCTGGAAGACGGTGATATTATTTATGCTGCCAAACCTTTATTGATACAGACTTTTGCAGGTCAAAACAGGATTGGACTTAAGTATTATATGCTAAATGCAGTTAATGTAACCAAATGTATTGTAGAATGGAACAATGGTGCAGATTCTCAAACCATTGACATTGCACCTAATGTTCCTCTCGATTCTGTTGAATTTATGATCAACAATTTGGAAGAGAAATCGTATATCTTCAAAATTTATACGGTTGACCGCAATGGTAACCGATCGATAAAGGAACAAGTTACCGGATCGTCATACGATACAAAATACATCTCTGGACTTACCAATCGTTCAATAGTAAGTATTGAAGGTGGCGGAACCATAGACTCGCTTATTATTGCATGGTCGACAGCCCAAAATGGTAATACTGGTGTTGAACTGACATACAATAACATGGAAGGACAACCGGTAACCAAAATGGTGCTTCCTGAAGATGACCAGACCGTAATCAGAGGTTGGGAATCGGAAGGAACAATGTCGTATAAATCATTTTATATTCCTGAAGAAAATGCGATTGACACATTTGCGTCTCCATCTGAAACAACAACTTTACCCTTGTTTATTGAATTTGAAGGAGTGAAAATTGACAACAGCAATTGGGAAATTATTGACTTTTCGACTGAAGAACCTGCTGAGGGTGCTCCTAACGGATTGGCATCGGCGGCAATAGACGGAGACCTTGGTACATTCTGGCACACCCAGTGGAACGGAGGAAGTCCGGATTATCCTCACTTCTTCACCGTTGACATGAAAGATGTTGTGAAGATCAACCGATTGGACTTCTTCAGACGACAGGGCGATAGCCGTGGTCAAACACGTTTCACAATCGAAACAAGTTTAGACGGGGTTAACTATGTAAATCAGGGAAGCTTCGATTACGATCCAAACATGGATAGTCAATCGTACCAACTACCTAACCTGCCAATGGCTCGTTACATTAAATATACGGCAACAGCGGGTTCTAACTTCTTTGCATTTTTGGCAGAAATGGATGTTTACGGACAGGTCGCATCAAAACTTGACCGTACCAGCTGGGATATTATCGATTTCTCATCGGAAGAAGCAGGTGGAGAAGGACCTGTAAACGGTTATGTAACGGCTGCATTCGATGGTGATATTAATACCTTCTGGCATACAGCATGGTCTACATCATCGCCTGATTATCCGCACCACATTACAATCGACATGAATACAACCGTTAGAATGTTAGCTGTTGATTGTGCCCGGAGGCAGGGAAATGGCGGAGGACACACCAAATTCCAGATCTTAACAAGTAATGATGGCGAAAATTTTACCGATCAGGGAACTTTCGATTTCAATTCTCAGATTGACGATGTTCAGTTATTCCCATTGCCATTTTTACCAGAGGCAAGATATTTCAAATTTGTTGCACTTGAAGGTCCAAACAATTACACTTTCCTAGCGGAATTAAATGTTTACGGACAAGTATCAGAATAA
- a CDS encoding pyridoxamine 5'-phosphate oxidase family protein, translated as MNINDYISFATANPICYLATCEGDQPRVRTVLLFFADKTGFYFGTLSPKQLSEQLHHNPKIEVCFYNNPHDLAQAKQMRLTGTVEFVNDPDMIHRLHEERLYLDDISGYDLEPISEIFKVSAGDVHFWSLSDVMNEENLEHVVF; from the coding sequence ATGAATATAAATGATTACATATCGTTTGCCACTGCAAACCCGATTTGCTACTTGGCAACCTGCGAGGGCGACCAGCCCCGTGTACGAACCGTGCTCCTGTTTTTTGCCGATAAAACGGGATTTTATTTTGGCACGCTCTCTCCAAAACAGTTGTCGGAACAACTTCATCACAATCCCAAAATTGAAGTTTGCTTTTATAACAATCCCCACGATCTGGCACAAGCCAAACAGATGCGATTAACCGGTACGGTTGAATTTGTAAATGATCCGGACATGATACACCGTTTGCACGAAGAACGTCTGTATCTCGACGATATTTCCGGCTATGATCTGGAACCCATTAGCGAAATCTTTAAAGTGTCTGCCGGAGATGTACATTTTTGGAGCCTGAGCGATGTAATGAACGAAGAGAATCTGGAACACGTGGTTTTTTGA
- a CDS encoding thiamine-phosphate kinase: MNVEENIISLISEQLPRSKKQLNELFESDAEILKKRNGFLLFSVDDFSKEDHFLTTDPYQLGKNLAVATLSDIFASGGTPQYFSHSIALNPEKWDDSYLIGLSRGVAEILVETGAAFIGGDLGTSEEWHYTGIAIGHSEKPLMRKKTVPGELIYMTGNCGTGNLEAAIQLFNLDSEVTAQFELRHKEAQLIQEFATTCIDSSDGIGNALRTISTLNNTGFLIDRLNPDPIASAFMAKLKLPEELLFLGECGEYELVFTIKPEDEENFLAEAESRELYFTKIGTIQNKEKMLVSGSKLYDLSDFNIKGRDFSDPQEYIYALTKYLKSHENEIS; the protein is encoded by the coding sequence ATGAACGTGGAAGAAAATATCATTTCACTCATCTCCGAGCAACTGCCTCGCAGCAAAAAACAACTTAACGAACTTTTTGAATCCGATGCTGAGATCCTAAAAAAACGAAATGGTTTTTTGCTTTTTTCGGTCGACGATTTTTCAAAAGAAGATCACTTTCTCACCACCGATCCCTATCAGTTGGGCAAAAACCTGGCAGTGGCAACTTTAAGCGATATTTTCGCTTCGGGAGGCACTCCTCAGTATTTTAGTCATTCTATTGCGTTAAATCCAGAAAAATGGGATGATTCGTATCTGATTGGGTTGTCGCGTGGTGTTGCCGAAATTCTCGTGGAAACAGGAGCAGCATTTATCGGTGGTGACCTCGGAACCTCGGAAGAATGGCACTACACCGGAATTGCAATCGGGCATTCCGAAAAACCTTTGATGCGTAAAAAAACGGTACCGGGAGAGCTTATTTACATGACCGGAAATTGCGGAACTGGTAACCTGGAAGCCGCCATACAGCTGTTTAACCTGGATAGTGAGGTTACCGCTCAGTTTGAACTTCGGCATAAAGAAGCTCAATTAATACAGGAATTTGCCACAACCTGTATCGACTCCAGCGATGGAATCGGGAATGCACTACGCACAATTTCCACCTTGAATAACACCGGTTTTTTGATCGACCGGTTAAATCCCGACCCCATAGCAAGCGCTTTCATGGCCAAACTAAAACTACCTGAAGAACTATTGTTCCTGGGCGAATGTGGAGAATACGAACTTGTATTTACCATTAAACCGGAAGATGAAGAAAACTTTTTAGCGGAAGCGGAAAGCAGAGAGCTGTATTTCACGAAAATAGGTACAATACAGAACAAAGAGAAAATGCTTGTGTCTGGATCAAAACTTTACGACTTGAGCGATTTTAATATTAAAGGGCGGGATTTTTCCGATCCTCAGGAATACATTTATGCATTAACAAAATACCTAAAAAGTCATGAAAACGAAATCTCATAA
- a CDS encoding aldo/keto reductase, with translation MENNLKRKLGHSGIEVSAMGMGCWAIGGRTNLQSLPLGWGKVDDAESIRALEKGIEMGINFIDTADVYGAGHSEKLISQVLKGRRDKLVIATKFGIGYNPKTSEAIMGLKVTPEYTRKALESSLARLKTDYIDLYQLHVANLNLEAAGLIRDTLEDLVQEGKIRGYGWSTDDEERATFFADGDNCIAVQHELNVFVGNKKILKLCKDRKLASINRGPLAMGVLTGKYNDQSIVSEDDCRSIIHLLGDEYYMFFEDGKPKASLLKELEAIGELLRSDGRTLAQGALSWIWAKNKRTIPIPGFKTVKQVEENAGALKFGPLTESQMAEIKAILKKELVH, from the coding sequence ATGGAAAACAATTTAAAGAGAAAACTGGGACATTCAGGTATTGAAGTAAGTGCCATGGGAATGGGCTGCTGGGCTATTGGTGGTCGAACAAATCTTCAATCTCTACCACTTGGCTGGGGGAAAGTAGACGATGCGGAATCAATACGGGCGTTGGAAAAAGGAATTGAGATGGGCATTAATTTTATCGACACAGCCGATGTTTATGGTGCCGGCCATTCCGAAAAATTAATATCTCAGGTATTAAAAGGCCGTCGCGATAAGCTGGTTATCGCCACTAAATTTGGGATAGGCTACAACCCCAAAACAAGCGAAGCGATAATGGGACTTAAAGTAACACCCGAATACACCCGAAAAGCTTTAGAGAGCAGCCTTGCACGACTAAAAACTGATTACATCGATTTATACCAGCTGCACGTTGCCAATCTAAACCTGGAGGCGGCCGGGCTAATTCGCGACACGCTTGAAGACCTCGTACAGGAAGGAAAGATTAGAGGTTACGGCTGGAGTACCGACGATGAAGAGCGTGCCACCTTTTTTGCCGACGGAGATAACTGCATCGCCGTTCAACACGAACTGAATGTTTTTGTTGGCAACAAAAAAATACTAAAACTTTGTAAAGACCGAAAACTTGCAAGCATTAACCGCGGGCCATTGGCAATGGGTGTTCTTACCGGAAAATACAACGACCAATCAATCGTTTCCGAGGACGACTGCCGCTCAATAATACATCTGCTGGGCGACGAATATTATATGTTCTTCGAAGATGGAAAACCAAAGGCTAGCTTACTAAAAGAGTTGGAAGCTATCGGCGAACTATTAAGAAGCGATGGTAGAACACTGGCGCAGGGAGCACTTTCGTGGATATGGGCAAAAAACAAACGAACAATTCCAATTCCCGGATTTAAAACCGTAAAACAGGTAGAAGAAAATGCAGGAGCTTTAAAGTTTGGTCCACTTACTGAGAGCCAAATGGCAGAGATCAAAGCAATTCTGAAAAAAGAACTGGTTCATTGA
- a CDS encoding porin family protein has product MKRFLFASLFVLIASIGFAQPVFDLGIKAGMHYSNMSLDGDFDLSSDAITKMHWGAFGRVGFNKFYIQPEVYFSKKGGDLSYEPLDMVGGFDYKNVDVPLLLGYKLVKTPVIDFRVMAGPVFSFVTDANYPNELDPYLSDEFFKDNLFGVQYGLGVDVLFFTLDARMEHSGKVYDDPDFVTGKSTSFLLTLGFKIL; this is encoded by the coding sequence ATGAAACGATTTCTTTTTGCTTCTCTCTTTGTTTTAATCGCATCAATTGGTTTTGCCCAACCTGTTTTTGATTTGGGTATAAAAGCCGGTATGCATTACTCAAACATGAGTCTTGACGGAGATTTTGACCTTAGTTCAGATGCCATCACAAAAATGCATTGGGGTGCATTTGGTCGAGTTGGATTTAATAAGTTTTATATTCAGCCCGAAGTTTATTTTAGTAAAAAAGGTGGCGATTTGTCTTACGAACCTCTTGATATGGTAGGTGGTTTCGATTATAAAAACGTAGATGTGCCGCTTCTTTTAGGATACAAACTGGTAAAAACTCCCGTGATTGATTTCAGAGTTATGGCGGGTCCGGTATTTAGTTTTGTTACTGATGCTAATTACCCGAATGAGTTGGATCCATATCTGAGCGATGAGTTTTTTAAAGATAATTTATTTGGTGTGCAATATGGTTTAGGGGTTGATGTTTTGTTCTTTACACTTGATGCCCGTATGGAGCATTCCGGTAAAGTATACGACGATCCGGATTTTGTAACCGGAAAATCAACATCTTTTTTGCTGACTTTAGGCTTTAAAATTTTGTAA
- a CDS encoding transporter suffix domain-containing protein, with amino-acid sequence MSRKNRQIKIGIFLMIFSGVFFAATLVIPFFDLPTKTKVAASTTSFILMEVVFWAGGLLVGKELFTKYKKQLNPVNWFKKEEQNG; translated from the coding sequence ATGAGTCGAAAAAACAGACAAATAAAAATCGGGATTTTCCTGATGATCTTTTCCGGAGTATTCTTTGCTGCCACACTGGTCATTCCGTTTTTTGACCTGCCCACCAAAACCAAAGTTGCTGCATCAACCACCAGTTTTATACTGATGGAAGTTGTGTTTTGGGCCGGAGGATTGCTGGTTGGGAAAGAACTATTCACCAAATACAAGAAGCAGCTAAATCCTGTTAACTGGTTTAAAAAAGAGGAACAAAACGGATAA
- a CDS encoding WbqC family protein — protein MKPILLSTAYFAPIHFYTRYIHHSEVYLEQFENFTKQTYRNRCLILGGNGPISLVIPVVKGRGPKILIKDLQISYDENWQRNHWQTIVSAYNSSPYFEYYQDELYPFFESKTKYLLDYNLQIHEQLCDFFEIENKIRLTEDFEKVPENTFNLRDSISPKLKHSPDTEFQPLSYTQVFSDKYGFLPNLSLLDLLFNEGPNAYTILLQSLQKK, from the coding sequence TTGAAGCCTATTTTACTAAGTACTGCCTATTTTGCTCCGATACATTTTTATACCCGTTATATACATCATTCGGAAGTTTACCTTGAGCAATTCGAAAACTTTACTAAACAAACCTACCGTAACCGTTGCCTGATATTGGGAGGAAACGGACCGATTTCGCTTGTTATACCGGTGGTAAAAGGGCGCGGACCAAAAATCCTTATAAAAGATCTGCAAATATCATACGACGAAAACTGGCAGCGTAACCACTGGCAAACCATCGTTTCGGCCTACAACTCGTCGCCGTATTTCGAGTATTACCAGGATGAACTGTACCCGTTTTTTGAAAGTAAAACCAAATACCTGCTCGACTATAACCTGCAAATACACGAACAACTTTGCGATTTTTTCGAAATTGAGAACAAAATCCGCTTAACCGAAGACTTTGAAAAAGTACCTGAAAACACTTTCAATTTGCGCGATAGTATTTCACCAAAATTGAAACACAGTCCCGATACAGAATTTCAACCTCTAAGCTACACACAGGTATTCTCCGATAAATACGGATTCTTACCAAACTTAAGTCTCCTCGATCTGCTTTTTAACGAAGGGCCAAATGCTTACACAATTCTTTTACAAAGTTTGCAGAAGAAATAA
- a CDS encoding pyridoxal phosphate-dependent aminotransferase family protein, translating to MKTKSHNEEEKSGNGYSIDFSSIWKNGRKLPLNERINLFHVSMQNQEKEDKHLYMRVIDSATDRTVIAVDADGNKKEMLMFGSNNYLGLANHPHIKEAVKKAINKYGVGIAGPPLLNGYSSLMKELENRLSKLKGTEDTMIFTSGYTANLGLLYGLCTPHDLIIADEYNHASFFDGVKLLRGKCITFGHNNIDQLENLLQTHKTDGDLFVAVEGVYSMDGDIAPLDKIIPLSQQFNAHTIIDDAHGTGVLGFNGEGIMEELRIKWTNEIIMGTFSKAFAVNGGFISGSREVIECLRFMARTYMFSASLPPVTIAAVLAGIDVIKNEPWRRVQLKKNVSFLTRKLKRFGITTPPQAGIISLNVPQGANIRKMANDFNREGIFLNAIEFPAVPADKQRFRISISATHTNDDLKKLIDMVELVWYKHNIVCND from the coding sequence ATGAAAACGAAATCTCATAACGAGGAAGAAAAAAGTGGCAACGGGTACAGTATTGATTTCTCCAGTATCTGGAAAAATGGCCGAAAATTACCGCTGAATGAACGGATTAATTTGTTCCATGTCTCCATGCAAAACCAGGAAAAAGAGGACAAACATTTATACATGCGGGTAATCGATTCGGCAACCGACCGCACAGTAATAGCCGTTGATGCCGATGGGAACAAGAAGGAAATGTTGATGTTCGGTTCGAATAATTACCTGGGGCTGGCCAACCACCCACACATTAAAGAAGCAGTAAAAAAAGCCATAAATAAGTACGGAGTCGGCATTGCCGGGCCGCCACTTCTTAATGGTTATTCATCGCTGATGAAAGAACTTGAAAACCGGCTCAGCAAATTGAAAGGAACTGAAGACACCATGATATTTACAAGCGGTTACACCGCAAACCTGGGTTTACTATACGGTTTGTGCACACCGCACGATCTTATTATTGCCGACGAATACAACCATGCTTCATTTTTCGATGGAGTAAAACTGCTAAGAGGAAAATGCATCACCTTCGGGCACAACAACATCGACCAATTGGAAAATTTATTACAAACACACAAAACCGATGGAGACCTTTTTGTGGCGGTTGAAGGAGTTTACTCGATGGATGGCGACATCGCTCCGTTGGATAAAATAATTCCATTATCGCAACAATTTAATGCACACACTATTATTGACGATGCTCATGGCACAGGTGTTTTGGGGTTTAACGGCGAGGGCATTATGGAAGAACTTCGGATAAAATGGACCAACGAAATAATTATGGGAACCTTCAGTAAAGCTTTTGCCGTGAACGGTGGATTTATTTCTGGTTCGAGGGAGGTGATCGAATGCCTGCGGTTTATGGCGCGCACTTACATGTTTTCAGCCTCGTTGCCACCGGTAACAATTGCAGCAGTTTTGGCCGGTATCGATGTGATAAAAAATGAGCCCTGGCGCAGGGTACAACTCAAAAAGAATGTGTCGTTCTTAACGCGTAAGCTGAAACGTTTTGGAATAACTACACCTCCGCAGGCAGGAATTATTTCGCTAAACGTTCCACAGGGTGCCAATATTAGAAAAATGGCCAACGATTTTAATCGCGAAGGAATCTTCTTAAATGCCATTGAGTTTCCGGCTGTGCCCGCTGACAAACAACGATTTCGTATTTCAATAAGTGCCACCCACACCAACGATGATCTCAAAAAACTGATTGACATGGTTGAATTGGTTTGGTATAAACACAATATAGTTTGCAACG